A DNA window from bacterium contains the following coding sequences:
- a CDS encoding hemolysin family protein produces MKAILLPFLFLASAFFSATETAMFALRRVDLLKWKEEGDRRAERIAQMLSRPNRLIATIFLGNEIVNVAISSVIAALLLPHLPAGVGEGLALLVGTLGILLIGDVTPKCLVWPRARGFSLLAAAPLLAFSRVVAPARLVLEKISGGILFLLGERGGPQTREMISEAEFRALVDVGEETGTLDTEEKELIHNIFEMTDRRAGEIMTPLPDVFMIPRDLPYEELIARYRRYRRSRIPVYEGERHNVVGVLHFKQLLRPMAEGGKPPVWQDLVRPPYVVPEVQKLPPLLREFQRRKVHIAIVVDEYGETSGIVTLEDVLEELFGEIREERDREEKEIVRRPDGSSLVLGKTPIRHFNEAFGTEIPDLEFDTVAGFLLHEFGRMPAPGEKTSREGISFTVERMKGLRIVEVGVRPALPENPQIPERED; encoded by the coding sequence GTGAAAGCGATCCTCCTCCCCTTCCTGTTTCTCGCCTCCGCCTTCTTCTCGGCGACGGAGACGGCGATGTTCGCCCTGCGCCGCGTGGACCTCCTGAAGTGGAAGGAGGAGGGGGACCGCCGCGCGGAGCGGATCGCGCAGATGCTGTCCCGGCCGAACCGGCTGATCGCGACCATCTTCCTCGGAAACGAGATCGTCAACGTGGCGATCTCCTCGGTCATCGCCGCCCTGCTCCTGCCGCACCTTCCGGCCGGGGTCGGCGAGGGCCTCGCGCTTCTCGTGGGCACGCTGGGGATCCTGCTGATCGGGGACGTGACGCCGAAGTGCCTCGTCTGGCCGCGGGCCCGCGGTTTCTCCCTGCTTGCCGCCGCGCCGCTCCTCGCGTTCTCGCGCGTGGTTGCGCCGGCGCGGCTCGTGCTCGAGAAGATCTCCGGCGGGATCCTCTTCCTGCTGGGGGAGCGGGGCGGGCCGCAGACCCGCGAGATGATCTCCGAGGCGGAATTCCGCGCGCTGGTCGACGTCGGAGAGGAGACCGGCACCCTCGACACGGAGGAGAAGGAGCTCATCCACAACATCTTCGAGATGACCGATCGGCGCGCCGGGGAGATCATGACCCCCCTGCCCGACGTCTTCATGATCCCGAGGGATCTTCCGTACGAGGAGCTGATCGCCCGGTACCGCCGCTATCGCCGGTCCCGGATCCCGGTCTATGAAGGCGAGCGGCACAACGTCGTCGGCGTCCTCCATTTCAAGCAGCTGCTCCGCCCGATGGCCGAGGGGGGGAAGCCGCCGGTGTGGCAGGATCTCGTCCGACCCCCCTACGTCGTCCCCGAGGTGCAGAAACTCCCGCCCCTGCTGCGCGAATTCCAGAGGCGGAAGGTGCACATCGCGATCGTCGTGGACGAGTACGGGGAGACGTCAGGGATCGTGACGCTGGAGGACGTCCTCGAGGAGCTGTTCGGGGAGATCCGGGAGGAGAGGGACCGGGAGGAGAAGGAGATCGTGCGTCGCCCCGACGGGTCCTCCCTCGTCCTGGGGAAGACGCCGATCCGCCACTTCAACGAGGCGTTCGGGACCGAGATCCCGGACCTGGAGTTCGACACGGTCGCCGGTTTCCTCCTCCACGAGTTCGGCAGGATGCCGGCCCCCGGGGAGAAGACCTCGCGGGAGGGGATCTCCTTCACCGTGGAGCGGATGAAGGGGCTGCGGATCGTCGAGGTAGGCGTCCGCCCCGCGTTGCCGGAGAATCCGCAGATACCGGAGAGGGAGGACTGA
- a CDS encoding hemolysin family protein, with protein MDIVLLVAFCLLMEAIFTGSEMVLVSADRHKLTERSRQGDRGAGLALDLLAKPERALAVTLTATNVFVVLSSVVVTSRLLPLCGDYASLVAVGLVTPLVIVLGEVVPKSFVRPRADRLVSAAGRIVRMGEISLYPLVAAVSWAARTLSAPFGGIPPMRALVTREELTLLLQASRGGGSDVEPHERVMVRRAFHFGEKRVADVFRPLAQVVALPEEATCRDAALLSDRSGFSRYPVYRGRIDHVVGYLHVLDVAGNDPFSAVSPLVRKPLFVPELMPLDELLRAFRDARISFAVVVDEFGGVTGIVTAEDVVEEVVGEIEDEYDRRMEYYTKISEAEFLVPGKMEVGRFAEEIGVRLPEGNYATVGGFLTDLAGRIPAAGETFEVPGAVLAVTSATERAVLEVRVLRVTAGDSGAPGDEKRDQ; from the coding sequence ATGGATATCGTCCTCCTCGTCGCCTTCTGTCTCCTGATGGAGGCGATCTTCACCGGGTCCGAGATGGTGCTGGTCTCGGCGGACCGACACAAGCTCACCGAGCGGTCCCGCCAGGGAGACCGGGGCGCGGGGCTGGCGCTCGACCTCCTGGCGAAGCCGGAGCGCGCCCTCGCCGTCACCCTCACGGCGACGAACGTCTTCGTGGTCCTCTCCTCGGTGGTCGTCACCTCCCGTCTCCTGCCGCTGTGCGGGGATTACGCGTCGCTCGTCGCCGTCGGGCTGGTCACCCCGCTCGTCATCGTCCTCGGCGAGGTCGTCCCGAAAAGCTTCGTGCGGCCCCGGGCGGACCGGCTCGTCTCCGCGGCCGGGCGAATCGTCCGCATGGGGGAGATCTCCTTATACCCGTTGGTCGCGGCGGTCTCCTGGGCGGCGCGGACGCTCTCGGCCCCGTTCGGCGGGATCCCGCCGATGCGGGCGCTCGTGACCCGCGAGGAGCTGACCCTGCTGCTTCAGGCGAGCCGGGGCGGCGGGTCGGACGTCGAGCCCCACGAGCGGGTGATGGTGCGGCGGGCGTTCCACTTCGGCGAGAAGAGGGTGGCGGACGTGTTCCGGCCCCTCGCCCAGGTGGTGGCGCTCCCCGAGGAGGCGACTTGCCGGGATGCGGCGCTGCTGTCCGACCGGAGCGGATTCTCGCGCTATCCCGTGTACCGCGGGAGGATCGACCACGTGGTCGGGTACCTCCACGTCCTCGACGTAGCGGGAAACGATCCGTTCTCCGCCGTGTCTCCGCTGGTGCGGAAGCCGCTCTTCGTCCCGGAGTTGATGCCGCTGGACGAGCTTCTGCGGGCGTTCCGGGACGCGCGGATCTCCTTCGCCGTGGTGGTGGACGAGTTCGGGGGCGTCACGGGGATCGTCACCGCGGAAGACGTGGTCGAGGAGGTGGTGGGGGAGATCGAGGATGAATACGACCGCCGCATGGAATACTATACGAAGATTTCCGAGGCGGAGTTCCTCGTGCCCGGGAAGATGGAAGTCGGGCGGTTCGCGGAGGAGATCGGCGTCCGGCTGCCGGAAGGGAATTACGCGACCGTCGGCGGGTTCCTGACCGACCTTGCGGGCAGGATCCCGGCGGCGGGGGAGACGTTCGAGGTCCCGGGCGCGGTCCTGGCCGTCACCTCCGCGACGGAACGGGCGGTGCTCGAGGTCCGGGTGCTTCGCGTGACGGCGGGGGACTCCGGCGCTCCCGGCGACGAGAAACGGGATCAGTGA
- the larB gene encoding nickel pincer cofactor biosynthesis protein LarB, translating into MTKDRLKKMLAAVAAGSVSVEEAFERLRALPYETVAGAHVDHHRGIRQGVPEVIFGEGKTAEQITAIARSMRKAGTGVLVTRLSDEKMRTLRKRLRGAQAHPKARCLVVRDAAPEILGKGTVLVVTAGTSDIPVAEEAAVTAEFLGNRVDRLFDVGVAGIHRLLLQEERLRGARVIVVAAGMEGALASVVGGLTDKPVIAVPTSVGYGASFGGVAALLGMLNSCSPTVAVVNIDNGFGAGVLASVINRL; encoded by the coding sequence TTGACGAAGGATCGCCTGAAGAAAATGCTCGCCGCCGTGGCCGCCGGCTCCGTCTCCGTGGAGGAGGCGTTCGAGCGCCTGCGCGCGTTGCCGTACGAAACGGTCGCGGGGGCGCACGTCGACCACCATCGCGGGATCCGGCAAGGGGTCCCCGAGGTGATCTTCGGCGAGGGGAAGACGGCGGAGCAGATCACGGCGATCGCCCGGTCGATGCGGAAGGCCGGCACGGGGGTCCTCGTCACGCGCCTGTCGGACGAGAAGATGCGAACCCTCCGGAAGCGGCTGCGGGGGGCGCAGGCTCACCCGAAGGCTCGCTGCCTGGTAGTGCGGGACGCCGCCCCGGAGATCCTCGGGAAGGGAACCGTGCTCGTGGTGACGGCGGGGACCTCGGACATCCCGGTGGCGGAAGAGGCGGCCGTGACCGCCGAATTCCTCGGCAACCGCGTCGATCGCCTCTTCGACGTAGGGGTCGCGGGGATCCACCGGCTTCTGCTCCAGGAGGAACGGCTGCGCGGCGCACGGGTGATCGTCGTGGCGGCGGGGATGGAAGGCGCGCTCGCATCGGTGGTGGGGGGACTGACCGACAAGCCGGTCATCGCGGTGCCCACCAGCGTCGGCTACGGGGCCTCCTTCGGCGGCGTGGCGGCGCTCCTCGGGATGCTCAACTCCTGCTCCCCCACGGTGGCGGTGGTCAACATCGACAACGGGTTCGGCGCGGGCGTCCTCGCGTCGGTGATCAACCGGCTGTGA
- the larC gene encoding nickel pincer cofactor biosynthesis protein LarC translates to MSGLLYFDCFSGIAGDMTTAALLSLSGAEKELRKALKGVPLSGYRLAVERGMSAGMAGTRVDVNVSRGKAAARRLPDIVALLRASSLPGAVRARAIRCFERLGEAEAKVHGTTPGKVHFHEVGAVDAIVDIVSGCFLFEHIGAPKAFCSPLPGGSGEAWSEHGKIPVPGPATLELLRGAPWRFGEGDGELVTPTGAALLRAFDAAFDRPPAMTVRGVGIGLGHREIPGRPNLLRVVAGDPATATPGRDRVLEVEANIDDMSPQRFELLIERTLAAGALDVAILPATMKKNRPGWVLRVLCPEERLEIVSSAVFSVSTAIGLRYHACDRMKLDRAARTLETRYGRVRVKEATLPDGSVRPVPEYDDVKRIVRSGAATFDEVALEVAKAWRR, encoded by the coding sequence GTGAGCGGCCTCCTGTACTTCGACTGCTTCTCCGGGATCGCCGGCGACATGACGACGGCGGCGCTGCTCTCCCTTTCCGGTGCGGAAAAGGAGCTGCGCAAGGCGTTGAAAGGGGTGCCGCTCTCCGGCTACCGCCTCGCCGTGGAGCGGGGGATGTCCGCCGGAATGGCGGGCACGCGGGTGGACGTGAACGTCTCCCGGGGGAAGGCCGCCGCGCGCCGCCTTCCCGACATCGTCGCCCTCCTGCGCGCCTCCTCCCTGCCCGGCGCGGTCCGCGCCCGCGCGATCCGCTGCTTCGAGCGGCTGGGAGAAGCGGAGGCGAAGGTCCACGGCACCACGCCCGGCAAGGTCCACTTCCACGAGGTCGGAGCGGTCGACGCGATCGTCGACATCGTGTCCGGCTGCTTCCTCTTCGAGCATATCGGCGCCCCGAAGGCGTTCTGCTCCCCCCTCCCGGGAGGGTCCGGAGAGGCATGGTCGGAACATGGGAAGATCCCGGTCCCCGGCCCGGCGACGCTCGAGCTGCTGCGCGGCGCGCCGTGGCGGTTCGGGGAAGGTGACGGGGAGCTGGTGACGCCGACGGGGGCGGCGCTGCTGCGCGCGTTCGATGCCGCCTTCGATCGGCCGCCGGCGATGACCGTGCGCGGAGTCGGGATCGGGCTCGGGCATCGGGAGATCCCGGGCCGGCCCAACCTTCTGCGCGTCGTCGCCGGGGACCCGGCGACGGCAACCCCCGGGAGGGACCGCGTCCTCGAGGTCGAGGCGAACATCGACGACATGAGCCCGCAGCGGTTCGAGTTGCTGATCGAGCGGACGCTGGCCGCCGGCGCCCTGGACGTGGCGATCCTCCCGGCGACGATGAAGAAGAACCGGCCGGGCTGGGTGCTGCGCGTCCTGTGCCCCGAGGAGCGGCTCGAGATCGTCTCCTCGGCGGTGTTTTCCGTTTCCACCGCGATCGGCCTGCGGTACCACGCCTGCGACCGGATGAAGCTCGACCGCGCGGCTCGGACGCTCGAGACGCGGTACGGGCGCGTCCGGGTGAAGGAGGCGACGCTCCCGGACGGATCGGTCCGTCCGGTGCCGGAGTACGACGACGTGAAGCGGATCGTGCGGTCGGGGGCGGCCACGTTCGACGAGGTGGCGCTCGAGGTGGCGAAGGCGTGGCGAAGGTAA
- the radA gene encoding DNA repair protein RadA, with protein sequence MAKVKVEFACTACGTSSPKWVGKCPGCGEWNTLVEEAAASSVPRQRASGMPDFPASRPVRLADVAETASSRTSCGIAEFDRVMGGGVVPASATLLGGDPGIGKSTILLQAARGLARHGKPVLYVSGEESEAQVKLRASRLGVTDGGIYLMSETSVERILSATGELSPGTLIIDSIQTVFSSDLPGAPGSVGQVRECAARLTFFGKKAGVSVFLVGHVTKEGAIAGPRVLEHIVDTVLYFEGEKGHPYRILKAVKNRFGSTNEIGVFEMRAEGLTEVADLSGMFLSERSDETSGTLVFPAIEGTRPLLVEVQSLVSQSFLAMPRRTTLGVDYNRVILMCAILEKKAGISLYNQDVFVNVAGGIRVEEPAADLALCCAVAGSFKDRMVPPGTAVFGEVGLGGEVRAVPMAEMRLNEAAKMGFSRVVLPASNAERLGAKFPLELLPVRHVKEALSRVGGK encoded by the coding sequence GTGGCGAAGGTAAAGGTCGAGTTCGCCTGCACGGCGTGCGGGACCTCCTCTCCCAAGTGGGTCGGGAAGTGCCCGGGGTGCGGGGAGTGGAACACGCTGGTCGAGGAGGCAGCCGCATCCTCCGTGCCGCGGCAGCGCGCGTCCGGCATGCCCGACTTCCCCGCCTCGCGCCCGGTGCGCCTCGCCGATGTCGCGGAGACCGCCTCGTCGCGGACGTCGTGCGGGATCGCCGAGTTCGACCGGGTGATGGGGGGCGGCGTGGTCCCCGCCTCGGCGACGCTCCTGGGCGGCGATCCGGGGATCGGGAAGTCCACCATCCTCCTCCAGGCGGCGAGGGGCCTCGCCCGGCACGGGAAGCCGGTCCTGTACGTTTCCGGCGAGGAGTCGGAGGCGCAGGTGAAGTTGCGCGCCTCGCGGCTGGGCGTGACCGACGGCGGCATCTACCTGATGTCGGAAACGTCCGTCGAGCGGATCCTCTCCGCCACGGGAGAGCTCTCCCCCGGGACGCTGATCATCGACTCGATCCAGACCGTGTTCTCCTCCGATCTTCCCGGGGCGCCGGGTTCCGTCGGGCAGGTGCGGGAGTGCGCCGCGCGGCTCACCTTCTTCGGGAAGAAGGCGGGGGTGTCGGTCTTCCTCGTGGGGCACGTGACGAAGGAGGGGGCGATCGCGGGGCCGCGGGTGCTCGAGCACATCGTGGACACGGTCCTCTACTTCGAGGGGGAGAAGGGGCACCCGTACCGGATCCTGAAAGCGGTGAAGAACCGGTTCGGCTCGACGAACGAGATCGGCGTCTTCGAGATGCGCGCCGAGGGGTTGACCGAGGTCGCCGACCTGTCGGGGATGTTCCTCTCCGAACGGTCGGACGAAACGTCGGGAACGCTCGTCTTCCCGGCGATCGAGGGGACCCGGCCGCTGCTGGTCGAGGTGCAGTCGCTCGTCTCGCAGTCGTTCCTCGCGATGCCGCGCCGCACGACGCTGGGCGTCGACTACAACCGCGTGATCCTGATGTGTGCCATCCTCGAGAAGAAGGCGGGCATCTCCCTCTACAACCAGGACGTCTTCGTCAACGTGGCGGGAGGGATCCGGGTCGAGGAACCCGCGGCCGACCTCGCGTTGTGCTGCGCGGTGGCCGGATCCTTCAAGGACCGGATGGTCCCGCCGGGGACGGCGGTGTTCGGCGAGGTGGGCCTGGGGGGCGAGGTGCGCGCGGTGCCGATGGCCGAGATGCGCCTGAACGAAGCCGCCAAGATGGGGTTCTCCCGCGTCGTCCTGCCGGCGTCCAACGCGGAGCGCCTCGGCGCGAAGTTCCCCCTGGAATTGCTCCCGGTGCGCCACGTGAAGGAGGCGCTTTCCCGGGTCGGCGGGAAGTAG
- a CDS encoding response regulator, with product MEDDPTHDEAIRRAFEGAGTPSRIRLARSLREFRSTVEACPPDIALLDLDLPDGSAIEALTSPPEAGPFPVLIMTSSGNEQAAVEVMKSGALDYVVKSPNAFADMPRRVAGALREWNLLLQRKRSEEALRESEERYRDLVEHSTDTICTHDLEGNLLSANEAAFRLTGYPRKALRRANLRDLLDPKVRDEFDAYLSEIREKGRAGGIMQILTAGGETRYWEFSNTLRTEGVAAPIVRGTARDVTDRVLAEKAVRKSRKEFEALSREFHAILDAIPDHITRLSPALGVIWANRAAAAEVNGEPANFSDCRCFRLRSNLDRPYERCPVLRTFRTGEPDYEIIVSPDRKMWEVRTIPVKENDRVVNVIEVGRDITEHRRLEEHLRHARKMEAVGRLAGGVAHDFNNMLNVILGYCEIAMTRLDPDTPLARDLQEIRKAAERSVDLTRQLLAFSRKQVAVPKVVRLNEAIAEQMNMLGRMIGEDIRIDFLPSGDLWNIRIDPSQVAQILANLGVNARDAIAGVGAITIETHNATLDEVYCLGHDFMTPGEYAVIAFSDTGAGMDPATLERIFEPFFTTKEVGKGTGLGLSTVYGIVKQNGGIINAYSEPGIGTTFRIYFPRVREDAAEAAETGRKDAPMGAEIILLVEDEKQILFLAARILEGHGYRVLSAESPEEACRIAEQYDGKIDLLLTDVVMPGMNGKELQGRIAAMRPGIRVLYMSGYTANAIAHRGVLDEGVAFVQKPFTMRALLEKVRSVLDS from the coding sequence GTGGAGGACGATCCGACCCACGATGAAGCGATCCGGCGCGCCTTCGAGGGTGCCGGGACGCCCTCGCGGATCCGCCTGGCGCGGTCGCTGCGGGAGTTCCGGAGCACCGTGGAGGCTTGCCCGCCGGATATCGCCTTGCTGGACCTGGACCTGCCGGACGGCAGCGCGATCGAGGCGTTGACGTCTCCGCCGGAAGCCGGCCCCTTCCCCGTGCTGATCATGACGAGTTCCGGCAACGAGCAGGCGGCGGTGGAAGTGATGAAGTCCGGGGCGCTCGATTACGTGGTCAAGTCTCCCAATGCATTCGCCGACATGCCGCGACGGGTGGCCGGCGCGCTGCGCGAATGGAACCTCCTCCTGCAGCGCAAGCGGTCGGAGGAGGCCCTCCGGGAGAGCGAGGAGCGGTACCGCGACCTGGTCGAGCACAGCACGGACACGATCTGCACCCACGACCTGGAGGGGAACCTCCTCTCGGCGAACGAGGCGGCGTTCCGCCTGACGGGATATCCGCGGAAGGCGCTACGGAGGGCGAACCTTCGGGATCTTCTCGATCCGAAGGTGCGCGACGAATTCGACGCGTACCTTTCGGAGATCCGGGAAAAGGGCCGGGCCGGCGGCATCATGCAGATCCTCACCGCCGGCGGCGAAACCCGCTATTGGGAATTCAGCAACACCCTGCGGACCGAGGGAGTGGCGGCGCCCATCGTACGCGGCACGGCGCGGGATGTGACCGACCGGGTCCTGGCCGAGAAGGCCGTCCGGAAGAGCAGGAAGGAATTCGAGGCTCTCTCCCGCGAGTTCCACGCGATCCTCGACGCGATACCCGACCACATCACGCGCCTTTCTCCCGCCCTTGGCGTGATCTGGGCCAATCGGGCAGCGGCCGCCGAAGTGAACGGAGAGCCGGCGAATTTTTCCGACTGCCGCTGCTTCCGGCTGCGGAGCAACCTGGACCGCCCGTACGAGAGGTGCCCGGTCCTGAGGACGTTCCGGACCGGGGAGCCCGACTATGAGATCATCGTCTCTCCCGACCGGAAGATGTGGGAAGTGCGGACGATCCCGGTGAAAGAGAACGACCGGGTGGTCAACGTGATCGAGGTCGGCCGGGACATCACGGAGCACCGGAGGCTGGAGGAACACCTCCGCCATGCCCGGAAGATGGAAGCCGTGGGGCGGCTGGCCGGCGGCGTCGCCCACGACTTCAACAACATGCTGAACGTGATCCTCGGCTACTGCGAGATCGCAATGACTCGCCTGGATCCGGACACCCCGCTTGCCCGGGATCTCCAGGAGATCCGGAAAGCCGCAGAACGTTCGGTCGACCTGACCCGGCAGCTGCTGGCCTTCTCCCGGAAACAGGTCGCCGTACCGAAAGTCGTTCGTTTGAACGAGGCGATCGCGGAACAGATGAACATGCTGGGACGAATGATCGGGGAGGATATCCGGATCGATTTCCTGCCCTCCGGAGATCTATGGAACATCCGGATCGACCCGTCACAGGTAGCACAGATCCTCGCGAACCTCGGGGTGAACGCCCGGGATGCCATCGCCGGGGTGGGGGCAATCACGATCGAAACGCACAACGCCACGCTGGACGAGGTCTATTGCCTGGGACACGACTTCATGACTCCCGGGGAGTACGCGGTGATCGCCTTCAGCGACACGGGTGCGGGGATGGACCCGGCGACGCTCGAGCGGATCTTCGAGCCGTTCTTCACGACGAAGGAAGTCGGCAAGGGAACGGGCCTCGGCCTGTCGACGGTGTACGGGATCGTGAAGCAGAACGGCGGGATCATCAACGCCTACAGCGAGCCGGGGATCGGGACCACGTTCCGGATCTATTTTCCCCGCGTTCGGGAGGATGCGGCCGAAGCGGCGGAAACGGGAAGGAAAGACGCTCCCATGGGCGCCGAAATCATTCTGCTGGTCGAGGACGAGAAACAGATCCTCTTTCTGGCCGCGCGGATTCTCGAGGGACACGGGTACAGGGTGCTTTCGGCCGAATCCCCGGAAGAGGCGTGTCGCATCGCCGAACAGTACGACGGAAAGATCGACCTGCTGCTCACCGACGTGGTCATGCCGGGGATGAACGGGAAGGAGCTTCAGGGGCGGATCGCGGCGATGCGGCCCGGCATCCGGGTCCTGTACATGTCCGGCTACACGGCCAACGCCATCGCCCACCGCGGCGTTCTCGACGAGGGCGTCGCCTTCGTCCAGAAGCCGTTCACGATGCGGGCCCTGCTGGAGAAGGTCCGCTCCGTGCTGGATTCGTAG
- a CDS encoding MaoC/PaaZ C-terminal domain-containing protein: protein MGKRYWEDLTEGDRFTCAPVAFDREGIIAFGKKYDPLPFHVGGEASDRSLFGGVIASALHTLSACTRAVVDAHGDIAILSGLSIDEVRAPKPVRPGDVLTVEGRWEGLRRSQSRPDRGIAGLKCTVVNQNGETVMEYGYRYLVACRPSGNP from the coding sequence ATGGGAAAGAGGTACTGGGAGGATCTGACGGAGGGGGATCGGTTCACGTGCGCGCCCGTGGCGTTCGACCGGGAAGGGATCATCGCGTTCGGGAAGAAGTACGACCCGCTGCCGTTCCACGTCGGCGGGGAGGCGTCGGACCGTTCCCTCTTCGGCGGCGTCATCGCCTCCGCCCTGCACACCCTGTCCGCCTGTACGCGTGCCGTGGTCGATGCGCACGGGGACATCGCGATCCTGTCTGGCTTGAGCATCGACGAGGTCAGGGCGCCGAAGCCGGTCCGCCCGGGGGACGTGCTCACCGTCGAGGGGCGCTGGGAGGGTCTCCGGAGATCCCAAAGCAGGCCGGACCGGGGGATCGCGGGCCTGAAGTGCACGGTGGTGAACCAGAACGGCGAGACCGTGATGGAATACGGGTACCGCTACCTGGTCGCCTGCCGCCCTTCGGGGAATCCGTAG
- a CDS encoding SAM-dependent methyltransferase, giving the protein MYDRKDAYYRQAKKEGYRSRAAYKLTQIVAKEKAVRPGDRVIDAGAAPGGWSQILLGMVGGKGRIAAVDLLPMAPLAGENFRFWQRDLTDPALAAELLEFLGGKADAVVSDAAPNTTGSTFTDQARSADLVRAVFGLARETLRDGGTFLSKIFGGAEADAVFRELKPFFTELRRLRPEATRKESFELYFLGKGYRET; this is encoded by the coding sequence ATGTATGATCGGAAAGACGCCTATTACCGGCAGGCGAAAAAAGAGGGGTACCGTTCCCGGGCGGCGTACAAGCTGACGCAGATCGTTGCGAAGGAGAAGGCGGTGCGCCCCGGGGACCGCGTGATCGACGCGGGGGCCGCGCCCGGCGGCTGGAGCCAGATCCTCCTCGGCATGGTGGGCGGCAAGGGGAGGATCGCCGCCGTCGACCTCCTGCCGATGGCGCCGCTGGCGGGGGAGAACTTCCGGTTCTGGCAACGGGACCTGACCGATCCCGCCCTGGCGGCAGAGCTGCTCGAATTCCTCGGGGGGAAGGCCGACGCGGTCGTCTCGGATGCCGCCCCCAACACGACCGGGAGCACCTTCACCGACCAGGCGCGCTCCGCGGACCTCGTCCGCGCCGTCTTCGGCCTGGCGCGGGAGACGCTGCGCGACGGGGGGACCTTCCTCTCCAAGATCTTCGGCGGCGCGGAAGCCGACGCGGTCTTCCGGGAGCTGAAGCCGTTCTTCACGGAGCTTCGGCGCCTCCGCCCCGAGGCGACCCGCAAGGAGTCTTTCGAACTCTATTTCCTGGGGAAAGGCTACAGGGAAACGTAA
- a CDS encoding polyprenyl synthetase family protein, translated as MPGRRTIIDIDGVFRYLSRDLRTVERALASSLSSPVPLIPIVGKHITLSGGKRVRPAVLLLTADACGYRGPRRTVMSVVTEYMHTATLLHDDVVDTGTVRRGKPSANVVFGNSVSVLVGDFLFARASQLMTDDGDIDVLGIYARTLVHLSEGEVLQLMRTRDPGITEKEYLTVVFCKTASLIAAAAETGAVLAGADPATRKAMFRFGKSIGIAFQLVDDILDFTGTEKSLGKRPLQDLREGKVTLPLLHALREAGAADREHARRALGKKEPAVRDVAFLADLVARHGGIGYTASRAREHVRLGKRLLAALPDSPARSALIALSEYVTSRTR; from the coding sequence GTGCCCGGGAGGAGAACGATCATCGACATCGACGGCGTCTTCCGCTATCTGAGCCGCGACCTGCGCACGGTCGAGCGGGCGCTCGCCTCCAGCCTGTCCTCCCCCGTTCCCCTCATCCCCATCGTGGGAAAGCACATCACCCTGTCCGGGGGGAAGCGGGTCCGCCCTGCCGTCCTGCTCCTGACTGCGGACGCGTGCGGCTACCGCGGGCCCCGGCGGACCGTGATGTCCGTGGTGACGGAGTACATGCACACGGCGACCCTCCTGCACGACGACGTGGTCGACACCGGGACGGTGCGCCGCGGCAAGCCGTCGGCCAACGTCGTTTTCGGCAACTCCGTGAGCGTCCTCGTGGGCGACTTCCTCTTCGCCCGCGCTTCCCAGTTGATGACGGACGACGGCGACATCGACGTCCTCGGGATCTACGCCCGCACCCTGGTCCACCTCTCGGAAGGGGAGGTGCTCCAGTTGATGCGGACGCGCGACCCGGGAATCACGGAGAAGGAGTACCTGACCGTCGTCTTCTGCAAGACCGCGTCCCTGATCGCCGCGGCCGCCGAAACCGGCGCGGTGCTCGCCGGGGCCGACCCCGCGACGCGCAAGGCGATGTTCCGGTTCGGAAAGTCCATCGGGATCGCGTTCCAGCTGGTCGACGACATCCTCGACTTCACCGGGACGGAGAAGTCGCTCGGGAAGCGCCCCCTGCAGGATCTGCGCGAGGGGAAGGTGACGCTTCCGCTCCTGCACGCGCTTCGCGAGGCGGGGGCCGCGGACCGGGAGCACGCGCGGCGCGCCCTGGGAAAGAAGGAACCCGCGGTGCGCGACGTCGCCTTCCTCGCGGACCTGGTCGCGCGCCACGGCGGGATCGGGTACACCGCCTCCCGGGCGAGGGAGCACGTCCGGCTCGGGAAGCGTCTCCTCGCCGCCCTGCCCGACTCGCCGGCCCGATCCGCCCTGATCGCCCTGTCCGAATACGTCACCTCCCGGACCCGCTGA
- a CDS encoding type II secretion system protein GspG, which produces MREGREKGFTLIEVVVVVAVIAILAAVLTPYITKYIDDSKIAKARNEAQVIGGALTNFYKDVGQWPNRNPATGAVTTVLYTGAAIPTSYANFVGGAGVGTGWGGAAGNLDNNLVVNGNSGNIYPAAGDLKWKGPYAAAPLPLDPWGRPYLVNVAATGTIWVISAGPNLRINTNATDNVVPSTADDIGFRVR; this is translated from the coding sequence ATGCGCGAAGGGAGAGAGAAGGGATTCACGCTGATCGAGGTGGTCGTCGTGGTGGCGGTCATCGCCATCCTGGCCGCGGTCCTGACTCCGTACATCACGAAGTACATCGACGACTCCAAGATCGCCAAGGCGCGCAACGAGGCGCAGGTGATCGGCGGGGCCCTCACCAACTTCTACAAGGACGTCGGCCAGTGGCCGAACCGGAACCCCGCGACGGGGGCCGTGACGACCGTGCTCTACACCGGCGCCGCGATTCCCACCTCGTACGCGAACTTCGTCGGCGGGGCCGGGGTCGGCACGGGATGGGGCGGCGCGGCGGGGAACCTCGACAACAACCTGGTCGTCAACGGGAACTCGGGGAACATCTATCCGGCCGCCGGGGACCTGAAATGGAAGGGTCCGTACGCCGCCGCTCCGCTCCCGCTCGATCCGTGGGGGCGCCCTTACCTGGTCAACGTCGCCGCGACCGGGACGATCTGGGTGATCTCCGCCGGGCCGAACCTGCGGATCAACACGAATGCGACGGACAACGTGGTCCCCTCGACGGCCGACGACATCGGATTCCGTGTACGATAA